One Glycine max cultivar Williams 82 chromosome 6, Glycine_max_v4.0, whole genome shotgun sequence DNA segment encodes these proteins:
- the LOC100812585 gene encoding nucleobase-ascorbate transporter 6: MAGGGAPAKADEPQPHPPKDQLPNISYCITSPPPWPEAILLGFQHFLVMLGTTVLIPTALVPQMGGGNNEKARVIETLLFVAGINTLLQTMFGTRLPAVIGGSYTFVPTTISIILAGRFSDEPDPIEKFKRIMRSIQGALIVASTLQIVLGFSGLWRNVARFLSPLSSVPLVSLVGFGLYELGFPGVAKCVEIGLPQLILLVFVSQYVPHVLHSGKHIFDRFAVLFTIVIVWIYAHLLTVGGAYNDAPHKTQISCRTDRAGLIDSAPWIRIPYPFQWGAPSFDAGEAFAMMMASFVALVESSGAFIAVYRYASATPLPPSILSRGIGWQGVGILLSGLFGTVNGSSVSVENAGLLALTRVGSRRVVQISAGFMIFFSILGKFGAVFASIPPPIIAALYCLFFAYVGAGGLSFLQFCNLNSFRTKFILGFSIFVGLSVPQYFNEYTAINGYGPVHTGARWFNDIINVPFQSKPFVAGVVAYFLDNTLFKREAAIRKDRGKHWWDKYKSFKGDTRSEEFYSLPFNLNKYFPSV; the protein is encoded by the exons ATGGCAGGAGGAGGAGCTCCAGCTAAAGCAGATGAGCCACAGCCACATCCACCAAAGGATCAGTTACCAAATATTTCTTACTGTATTACTAGTCCTCCTCCATGGC CTGAGGCCATACTTCTTGGTTTTCAACATTTTCTTGTGATGCTTGGCACAACTGTGTTGATTCCCACTGCTCTTGTTCCCCAGATGGGAGGTGGCAAT AATGAGAAGGCAAGAGTTATCGAAACCCTGCTTTTTGTAGCTGGTATTAACACATTGTTGCAAACAATGTTTGGAACTCGATTGCCTGCAGTAATTGGAGGGTCTTACACCTTTGTTCCAACCACAATCTCAATTATCCTTGCTGGCCGATTCAGTGATGAACCAGATCCTATAGAG aAATTCAAGAGGATAATGAGGTCAATCCAAGGTGCTCTTATTGTTGCTTCGACTCTTCAAATAGTACTGGGCTTCAGTGGTCTCTGGCGTAATGTTGCAAG GTTCTTAAGTCCACTTTCGTCAGTTCCTTTGGTATCTCTTGTTGGTTTTGGGCTGTATGAGTTAGGGTTCCCTGGG GTAGCTAAATGTGTAGAGATCGGATTGCCTCAGCTTATATTGCTAGTATTTGTTTCACAG TATGTGCCCCATGTGCTACATTCGGGAAAACATATCTTCGACCGTTTTGCTGTGTTATTTACAATTGTAATTGTGTGGATATATGCTCATCTACTTACTGTTGGAGGGGCCTATAATGATGCTCCACATAAAACTCAGATATCATGCCGCACTGACCGTGCTGGACTTATTGATTCTGCTCCTTG GATAAGAATTCCATATCCATTTCAATGGGGAGCACCTTCATTTGATGCAGGTGAAGCCTTTGCCATGATGATGGCATCTTTTGTTGCTCTTGTGGAG TCCAGTGGAGCTTTCATTGCTGTATATAGGTATGCAAGTGCAACGCCATTGCCACCATCTATTCTCAGTCGGGGTATTGGTTGGCAG GGAGTTGGCATTCTGTTATCAGGATTGTTTGGAACAGTCAATGGATCCTCTGTGTCTGT AGAAAATGCAGGTCTTTTGGCTTTGACACGTGTTGGAAGTAGAAGAGTGGTGCAAATCTCTGCCGgatttatgattttcttttcaattcttG GAAAATTTGGAGCAGTTTTTGCCTCTATCCCACCTCCCATTATTGCTGCCCTGTACTGCTTGTTCTTTGCTTATGTTG GTGCTGGTGGTCTTAGTTTTCTTCAGTTCTGCAACCTCAACAGTTTTAGAACAAAGTTCATTTTAGGCTTCTCAATCTTCGTGGGCTTGTCCGTGCCACAGTACTTCAACGAGTACACAGCAATTAATGGTTATGGTCCAGTCCACACAGGCGCAAGATGG TTCAATGATATAATCAACGTCCCATTCCAATCAAAGCCATTTGTTGCTGGTGTTGTGGCATATTTTCTAGACAACACTTTGTTTAAGAGAGAAGCTGCTATTAGGAAGGACAGAGGTAAACATTGGTGGGACAAGTACAAGTCCTTCAAGGGTGACACAAGAAGTGAGGAGTTCTATTCCCTTCCTTTCAATCTAAACAAGTACTTCCCCTCTGTTTAA